Proteins from one Streptomyces roseifaciens genomic window:
- a CDS encoding PQQ-binding-like beta-propeller repeat protein, whose amino-acid sequence MTPTTTFQGAWPSTFGEGDVADMVALGAHLAYAYDRDDVGITAYGLDSGEPVWHTAVPNGDTVAQAPRLVGDKVIGAFATTEQGSGTYADRRGITVVALDARTGRSLWSREIPGGKDVPAEAAPHVVGADTRHVLVASYEQGYAQTPPLSALLDTRTGQVIWTDADFKGVDLEQSVAVGVRGDGDFAGKATSDGDQLWKRNLRLGDALTSDPGPGLTWADGTTAGGTLLIDPVTGTTRLDSGDASLYRCHYDGWNTTVCAGADGSGEAAAWAVDVHTARVLWRLPDETADRTAPEITSAWHGVVYAQADQAMTLDARTGSDLRTDIGPVSPSLVNDRYGLVYDPLARAIDVYRANGAAASG is encoded by the coding sequence ATGACCCCCACCACCACGTTCCAGGGCGCCTGGCCCTCCACGTTCGGCGAAGGCGACGTCGCCGACATGGTGGCACTGGGCGCCCACCTCGCCTACGCCTATGACCGGGACGACGTCGGCATCACCGCCTACGGGCTCGACTCCGGTGAGCCCGTCTGGCACACAGCCGTACCGAACGGCGACACCGTCGCCCAAGCGCCCCGCCTGGTCGGCGACAAGGTGATCGGCGCCTTCGCCACCACGGAACAGGGCAGCGGCACTTACGCCGACCGGCGCGGAATCACCGTCGTCGCGCTGGACGCCCGCACCGGCAGGAGCCTGTGGTCGCGCGAGATCCCCGGCGGCAAGGACGTGCCGGCCGAGGCAGCCCCTCATGTGGTCGGCGCCGACACCCGGCACGTACTCGTCGCCTCGTACGAGCAGGGATATGCGCAGACTCCTCCCCTGTCCGCCCTGCTCGACACCCGAACCGGCCAAGTCATCTGGACCGACGCCGACTTCAAGGGAGTGGACCTGGAACAGTCGGTGGCCGTCGGCGTGCGCGGCGACGGCGACTTCGCGGGCAAGGCCACCTCTGACGGCGACCAGCTGTGGAAGCGAAACCTCCGACTGGGCGACGCCCTGACGTCGGACCCCGGCCCCGGACTGACCTGGGCCGACGGAACCACGGCCGGCGGCACCCTGCTGATCGACCCCGTAACCGGCACGACCCGCCTGGACTCGGGCGACGCCTCCCTGTACAGGTGCCACTACGACGGCTGGAACACGACGGTCTGCGCCGGAGCCGACGGTTCCGGCGAGGCGGCCGCGTGGGCCGTGGACGTGCACACCGCCCGCGTCCTGTGGCGCCTGCCCGACGAGACGGCCGACCGCACGGCCCCCGAGATCACTTCGGCGTGGCACGGGGTGGTCTACGCCCAGGCCGATCAGGCCATGACCCTGGACGCCCGCACGGGCAGCGACCTGCGTACGGACATCGGTCCGGTCTCCCCTTCGCTGGTCAACGACCGCTACGGGCTGGTCTACGATCCCCTGGCCCGGGCGATCGACGTCTACCGGGCCAACGGGGCCGCTGCCTCCGGCTGA
- a CDS encoding antibiotic biosynthesis monooxygenase family protein, with protein MSVVKINVLNVPAEQREVLEQRFAARAGSVESSDGFEWFELLRPVEGTDTYLVYTRWRSEEDFQAWMEGPMKAAHQGGGDGAPKQKPAASGSTLWSFEVVQQAAPKAEDA; from the coding sequence ATGAGTGTTGTGAAGATCAACGTGCTGAACGTCCCGGCCGAACAGCGAGAGGTCCTGGAGCAGCGCTTCGCGGCCCGCGCCGGCTCCGTCGAGAGCTCCGACGGCTTCGAGTGGTTCGAACTCCTCCGCCCCGTCGAGGGGACGGACACCTACCTGGTCTACACCCGCTGGCGCAGCGAGGAGGACTTCCAGGCGTGGATGGAGGGCCCGATGAAGGCCGCGCACCAGGGAGGCGGCGACGGCGCCCCCAAGCAGAAGCCGGCCGCGTCCGGGTCGACCCTGTGGTCCTTCGAGGTCGTTCAGCAGGCCGCGCCCAAGGCCGAGGACGCCTGA
- a CDS encoding SH3 domain-containing protein: MRRISLALTTVALIGATAALAAPAQAAPAAATQAAASTKACHADNAMIYTDGTRLRTKASTSGAVKGQLYFGDPIRILRSSGGWDNVELKAKSKGGLSKGARGWVAHKNIIPPFCGM; the protein is encoded by the coding sequence GTGCGACGCATATCCCTCGCACTCACCACCGTCGCCCTCATCGGCGCCACCGCGGCCCTGGCCGCCCCGGCCCAGGCCGCCCCCGCGGCCGCCACCCAGGCCGCCGCGAGCACCAAGGCGTGCCACGCGGACAACGCCATGATCTACACCGACGGCACCCGCCTGCGCACCAAGGCCAGCACCTCGGGCGCGGTCAAGGGCCAGCTGTACTTCGGGGACCCGATCCGCATCCTCCGCTCGTCCGGCGGCTGGGACAACGTCGAGCTGAAGGCCAAGAGCAAGGGCGGCCTGTCCAAGGGTGCCCGCGGCTGGGTGGCCCACAAGAACATCATCCCGCCCTTCTGCGGCATGTGA